A genomic segment from Acidimicrobiales bacterium encodes:
- a CDS encoding gamma-glutamyltransferase: MIADPPSPPGRERPLVAAGHPAVVAAAHEVLDAGGNAFDAVVAAGFAGTVAEPALTSLAGGGFCLARTAAGEEVLVDFFVDTPGLGLASPPVPHFDEVVVNFEVATQAFHCGPGSIAVPGGLPGYLHVHRRFGRVDLGTVVAPALRLARDGVDLLPRQAGIVSLLERILLRTPEGRALFAPGGRLVAVGDRLRNPGLAEVLAELGRGGDVRFSGGPLAAALLAVTAADGLVTAGDLAAYRVVERDPLALHWQGRRVLTNPAPSFGGTLIAAALARLDGLDLGPDDPRGPAALVAVAAEVDRHRRAILAGADPVRPADPADPSILRPGRRGSARGTTHVSVWDGEGGAAAMTTSNGECSGDVIPGTGILTNNILGEDDLHPDGFHASPPGLRVASMMAPTVVVGPDGATEVVVGSGGSKRIRSAVTQVLVNVLVHGLDPRAAVEAPRAHWDVDHVEVEPGFGSGALDALAALGPVNRWPDRSVYFGGAHLVVPGLGAAGDPRRDGAASPSG, translated from the coding sequence GTGATCGCCGACCCGCCCTCGCCGCCCGGGCGGGAGCGGCCCCTGGTGGCCGCCGGGCACCCGGCGGTGGTGGCCGCGGCCCACGAGGTGCTGGACGCCGGCGGCAACGCCTTCGACGCCGTGGTGGCCGCCGGGTTCGCCGGGACGGTGGCCGAGCCGGCGTTGACCAGCCTGGCCGGCGGCGGGTTCTGCCTGGCCCGCACCGCGGCCGGGGAGGAGGTGCTGGTCGACTTCTTCGTGGACACGCCCGGCCTGGGCCTGGCCTCACCCCCGGTGCCCCACTTCGACGAGGTGGTGGTGAACTTCGAGGTGGCCACCCAGGCCTTCCACTGCGGGCCCGGCTCCATCGCCGTGCCCGGGGGCCTGCCCGGCTACCTGCACGTGCACCGGCGCTTCGGGCGGGTCGACCTGGGCACGGTGGTGGCCCCGGCGTTGCGCCTGGCCCGGGACGGGGTGGACCTGCTCCCCCGGCAGGCCGGGATCGTCTCGCTGCTGGAGCGCATCCTGCTGCGCACCCCGGAGGGCCGGGCCCTGTTCGCCCCCGGCGGCCGCCTGGTGGCCGTGGGCGACCGCCTGCGCAACCCGGGCCTGGCCGAGGTGCTGGCCGAGCTGGGCCGGGGCGGCGACGTGCGCTTCTCGGGCGGCCCGCTGGCCGCCGCCCTGCTGGCCGTGACCGCGGCCGACGGGCTGGTGACGGCCGGGGACCTGGCCGCCTACCGGGTGGTGGAGCGGGACCCGTTGGCGCTGCACTGGCAGGGCCGGCGGGTGCTGACCAACCCGGCCCCGTCGTTCGGGGGCACGCTCATCGCCGCCGCCCTGGCCCGCCTGGACGGCCTCGACCTCGGGCCCGACGACCCCCGGGGCCCGGCCGCCCTGGTGGCGGTGGCCGCCGAGGTCGACCGCCACCGCCGGGCCATCCTGGCCGGCGCCGACCCCGTCCGCCCGGCGGACCCGGCGGACCCGTCGATCCTGCGGCCGGGGCGGCGGGGCTCGGCCCGGGGCACCACGCACGTCAGCGTGTGGGACGGCGAGGGCGGGGCGGCCGCCATGACCACCTCCAACGGCGAGTGCTCGGGCGACGTGATCCCCGGCACCGGCATCCTCACCAACAACATCCTGGGCGAGGACGACCTCCACCCCGACGGCTTCCACGCCTCGCCCCCGGGCCTGCGGGTGGCCTCGATGATGGCCCCCACCGTGGTCGTCGGGCCCGACGGGGCCACCGAGGTGGTGGTGGGCAGCGGGGGCAGCAAGCGCATCCGCTCGGCCGTGACCCAGGTGCTGGTGAACGTGCTGGTCCACGGCCTCGACCCCCGGGCCGCGGTGGAGGCCCCCCGGGCCCACTGGGACGTCGACCACGTCGAGGTCGAGCCCGGCTTCGGGTCCGGGGCCCTCGACGCGCTGGCCGCCCTGGGCCCGGTCAACCGGTGGCCCGACCGCAGCGTCTACTTCGGGGGCGCCCACCTGGTCGTCCCCGGCCTCGGTGCCGCCGGCGACCCCCGCCGCGACGGCGCCGCCTCGCCCTCGGGGTGA
- a CDS encoding SDR family oxidoreductase, producing the protein MADLGYDGKVAIITGAGGGLGRSHALELAKRGALVVVNDLGGSVDGEGGSHTAAQQVVDAIKAAGGEAVANYDSVATPEGGQSIVQTALDTFERVDIVINNAGILRDAAFKNMDAEKLEPVIDVHLKGAFYVTQAAWGHMREQSYGRIVSTSSGAGLFGNFGQTNYGAAKAGLVGFTRVLAVEGAKNNIKANAIAPVAKTRMTEELLGAMADKLAPELVTPVVAWLAHEDCPVSGEVYSCGGGHVARVFTGVTPGWTGAEGLSVEDVRDHFEDIRSEDGYSVPANLTDEMMLTLKALGG; encoded by the coding sequence CATCACCGGTGCCGGTGGCGGCCTCGGCCGCTCCCACGCCCTGGAGCTGGCCAAGCGAGGAGCCCTGGTCGTGGTCAACGACCTGGGCGGCTCGGTCGACGGGGAGGGCGGCTCGCACACCGCGGCCCAGCAGGTGGTGGACGCGATCAAGGCCGCCGGCGGCGAGGCCGTGGCCAACTACGACTCGGTGGCCACCCCGGAGGGCGGCCAGTCCATCGTCCAGACCGCCCTCGACACCTTCGAGCGGGTCGACATCGTCATCAACAACGCCGGCATCCTGCGCGACGCGGCGTTCAAGAACATGGACGCCGAGAAGCTGGAGCCCGTCATCGACGTGCACCTCAAGGGCGCCTTCTACGTCACCCAGGCCGCCTGGGGCCACATGCGGGAGCAGAGCTACGGCCGGATCGTCAGCACCTCGTCGGGGGCCGGCCTGTTCGGCAACTTCGGCCAGACCAACTACGGCGCGGCCAAGGCCGGCCTGGTCGGCTTCACCCGGGTGCTGGCCGTCGAGGGGGCCAAGAACAACATCAAGGCCAACGCCATCGCCCCGGTGGCCAAGACCCGCATGACCGAGGAGCTGCTCGGCGCCATGGCCGACAAGCTCGCCCCCGAGCTCGTCACCCCGGTGGTGGCCTGGCTGGCCCACGAGGACTGCCCGGTCAGCGGCGAGGTCTACTCGTGCGGCGGCGGCCACGTGGCCCGGGTCTTCACCGGCGTCACCCCGGGCTGGACCGGGGCCGAGGGCCTGTCGGTGGAGGACGTCCGCGACCACTTCGAGGACATCCGCTCCGAGGACGGCTACTCGGTGCCCGCCAACCTCACCGACGAGATGATGCTCACCCTCAAGGCCCTGGGCGGCTGA